The genomic interval GGAGAGCGTCGTCCGCAGGTCCAGCCGCAGCCGTGGGTACACGGGATGCGGGCGCACGGTCTTGAAGCCGACGGCCAGCAGATGATCCGCGGGGAGCACGCAGGTGGCTTGCTCGGACCGCGCGTCACCGAACGCCTCGATCGCCTTGAAGCCCCGGCGCAGAACGTCTTTCGCCACCGTCTGCACCATGACACGGCCCAGTCCCTGACCCTGGTACTCGGGAATGATCAGCCCAGTGATGAGCTGGACGGCATCAGGGGAGACCGGGCTGGTCGGGAACGCCGTCGAGCGGGGGACATACGCGGGCGGGGCATAGAGCACAAAGCCGGCCGGCACGTCGTCCACATAGACCACCCGGCCGCAGGACCCCCACTCCAGGAGGACTGCGGAGATCCAGGCCTCTTTCTCCAGTTCCGGCTTGCCCGCCTTTACCGCGGCTTCCCCACTGACCG from Streptomyces sp. CA-278952 carries:
- a CDS encoding GNAT family N-acetyltransferase — its product is MGRRLVPLTLDNLPDLPERCRSCVFWELDPVSGEAAVKAGKPELEKEAWISAVLLEWGSCGRVVYVDDVPAGFVLYAPPAYVPRSTAFPTSPVSPDAVQLITGLIIPEYQGQGLGRVMVQTVAKDVLRRGFKAIEAFGDARSEQATCVLPADHLLAVGFKTVRPHPVYPRLRLDLRTTLSWKEDVEMALDRLLGAVQKEPVLRPL